The window CCTGCAATATCTTTTATGTAAATATTGTCCAATGAAATAATGTGCAAAATGATTTTCTTGTAGATTTgcacattttatttctttttattcgaGTGCCAGTTTATCAGTCATGATGATCCCAAGCCTAGTTTTTCAGTCAAGGTTATTAGCTTCACTAGTTAGAGAAAGCGGTGGCTGGAGATGCAATGTAGATTGTGCTTATTAAACCTATCCTGCTATTAATCCTTACGGAGCCTATTGTTATTATGTTCATTGGTGCTAGTAAGACAAACAAGCATGAATGAAAATGATGTGGATTTTGTTTCTACTGGTAATTATGCAGATATCAAAGCTCTGTTATTCTAGCAGGTGAATGCTAAGTACATAATTATTTCTAATTGCCCACTGTCATATATATGTTGTCTTTAAGGCCTATTCAAAGATGGATGAATATCCTGCATTGGCggaagcttcgtgcaccgggttgtctttttttttttttttttttttttaagcaatGCATAATTCCACTGTAGTAACATGGTATTGCTATTCAAGTTTTAAACATGTACTTCATATGTTGATCTGCCTCTTGATTAATTGGGCTTGGTTTAAAATATTGCTGGCCTTATAGTTTGGCCTATTAGTACCCCATCTTCTCTCGATATGCTATTTTTTTATTGAGTTCTATGCAAATTCCCTTATTATATAACATTCAAAATGTCATGGTGTATTTTTGAtgcattttcataattttagccCTTTTATTTTGCTTCAAATCTGTGTATTTTGATTTTCATCTTCATAGTTATATTTTGTCTTTTCTCATTCATTGCAACACTCTGATTTTTTTGTATCTATGCATGTACATATGTTCTATATTTGATATTGGTGGGTTTTCTGGCTGTACTTGAATTCACCTCATATTGAACTGTAACTAATGAGTCTGATATTTAGGTTAACTCTATTAAGCACAACTTCTCATTGAATTTATTAAATCGTTCACTTTCTTGTGTGACTAGGTTAGTAAATTTGGGACCCGTTTCCTATGTAGCTAATGCTTACTATGATCATTGTCTGTACTATTTACAAATTAACATATTGCCTCTGATGCCCGAGAATTAGTTCATAGAGTAGAAAGTTCAAAGAGtagttttttgttattttttgtagatgatattgacccaaattgaaattaaattctagaTTATGTTCTTTCCCACTTGTGTGGATATGTCATATATCTTCTTTTTCTTGTGCATTAGTTGGGTTAATTCCAATTTTTTTAATTGTATCTAAATTCTCAGTCAAATTCCTTTATTGTTTTGTTATCCAAATTCTTTTTGTTCttcctttaaaaattttctttattattgTCCAAATTCTTCCCTCTTTATttcttaaaatgttttttaagaaATGGTGTTGGCTTTGTGCTAGATTTCTGAAACAGCAACTCGCTATAAAGATCTTGATGGTCGTCTTGTTGGTTCACGAATCAGGGTATGGTGGCCAATAGATAAGAGGTAGCCTACCTTCTCTTTCAAGATCGTTCAAATTCAAATGAATGTTATTGTTGCTATAGCATTGTACCAGATCTACTTTAGGCTCAAATTGTTGTTAATAATAAGATAATCACTGGTTATTTTATCATCTCTGTGAATGGTGCTTGCAATAAGTTGTAGCATTGAAAAACATATGTTTGCCCATCTTGTTATTAGTTTTTCTTGTTGTGTGGTGTGTATTTCTCATAGTTTTCTTTTGGCCCATGATCATGGTTGGATGTATTACTTTATCAGCCTTAGATTTACAAAGATACTTAAAGGTTTCTCCATTGTCATTgcataacaacatcaacaaacCAGAAATCTCAGTTATTTACACTTGGGTACATTATACTTTATTCCCACTATCAAACTATATGTAAAGTTACATTGCTATTAATTCTTCAACTGTTGTAGGATTTTTTAACACTTGATCGAAGGAAGTTAATAGTTAATGCCGATTGCAGATTTTTTAAATGTTGGCATTTGTACCTTGGTTCATTGTATGCCAATTAGCATGGAAACACTACGTGTTGGTATTCACATATTTAGATgacatttgatttagggatttggaaatgagggaatggattcccAAACCTTGGGGGGAtggaattaaaattttggaatgaaacaaAAAAACTTGAGTATTGATAAAACTCACCTCCTCCTTTGAGTGTTGATGGAATAGGAATGacaattaagttttggacgaaaatacccttaatatatttatttaatttttctttcatatcactttttctctccttattctctctcatcatactttctttttcctcattctatcatcacactttctcccgCAATCTCTCGCATCATCCTTCCTctctcattctatcatcacactttttctctcatcatattttctctttcttcattctctcccatcatactttctctctcctcattctctctcatcatgctttctctcccatcactttttcttcatttttttctcatcacacttactctctcattatactttctttctcctcaatctcCCTCATCGCacactctctcttctcattttctctctcttcattctcttccatcacactttctctctcattacattttctctcctcatcctctcatcatgctctctcacatcacactctctttcctcattttctctcatcatactttcccatcatattttttctctcattacaatttctctctcatcgtatttttttctcacattcaactttctctcacatctaatttttttctcttattttcctataagggtaaaaaaggaaattttgatttattccgatagaaaatatttaattaaccaaaCATTGTTTCTAatagtgatattcatgctcatacccattctcattccacaatactatgattctcattcccattcctatTCCTATGAAAGGACTAAacactaccttaatgtccaattAAATTCCGATTAACTATGCTACCAGCTAGTTTCCTATTCCTCAGGTGCAGTTTATGATTGGTGGTAAAGGAATCATTACAAATTTGTCTAGCATACAGGTATAGAGAAGTGGTATAAAACGCAAGACTTGGCATACACACCAACAAAGTGTCAAAAATGTTGTTGAGGATTTAATTGACTCGTTGTTGGGAATATTATGCAGTTTCTTTTGCAAATATAACTTAGCATGGGAGTAACATTGCTCATATCCCAACATGAAGCTTCTTGTTAGTCTTCAAGCTTTTACATTTTTAGCCATAAACTTGGCCAATATAAAAGTTTCTTCTCAGATGTGTTCTTTGGACACTACTATCTTTGCTTTACTGATTATAGGTTCATAGATTCACTGAGCTTGGGTTTGTTCTCTGGGAGGGAACTGCTTGCTTTGCTTCTCTGATGATTGGTCATGTCATAATCAACaattttacttatattttttttttccaatttaataATCTCTTTATGGCCTTCAGGTTTTATGATGGTGTTGTTGTTTCCTACGATGATACTTCACAAAGACACAAGGTAGAAAGTTGCAACCTGCCAAACATACATTGTTTGATGAACCTATTGCCtgttttcttttttattctttgTTGAACTTATTGTGAATCTGTTCTATATTGTTCAGATTGTCTACACTGATGGCGACGTAGAGAAACTATCATTGAGAAAAGAGTGCTGGAAATTTACTGATGATGATGGTGACATGGATGTGGTGTGTCAAAATTCCCCACTGATTCTTACTTGTTTCATATAAAGAATAATTTCTGCTAATTTAATCTGCAGGAGCCAGCAAAAAACTCGAGCAATCCTTTTTCCTCAGAAGAGTAAGTATTATTTTCAGTTGAAGCATCACCAACTGACAAGCATTACATtgcatttttgtttttttttaatgaaaaattgcCTCTAGTTTCAGCTTTAATGCATCGGAAACTTGATTCTAAAATGGTTTTTGTACTTGAATAGTTCAATCATGTTAACTCTCTCCTTTATCATTGTtggaaggatttttttttttttttacagatcTAGACTTGGCATCTTAATGGATCCTTTGCACTTGCTAAGTTTATGCTAGGGATGGTCAACAAATACTCGTTGAAACTAATTGAGTGGTTCTGAGTAAGAGAATATTCGTAATGGTTTAGATGTTAATAGTAGTCTGGGATTTCATCTTTCCATGATTTGATGTATTATCATCTCCCAGACATCTTGATTcctatcatttttttttgtattgatCTAGTAATTTTGGGTACAACAATGGAACAGAATCCTTTTACTCTGGCCAGGTAATATCCCATTTACCATTTTCTTGTGGTGTGCTATCATAGCCTCACCTTTTCTGTTTTATGTTTTTGATATCTTCTCGCTGTGATGTTGTAATACTGCCCTCTTAACGATTTAATAAGCTACATTGATTAACTGGTGAGTAAAAATTGGCCCATATACTATATTGGTAGGTAAGTAGTTAGGTAGTCCTGACTCATAAAGAGGTACTAGAAAAACTTGTTCTGAATTTGTTTCTCAAGAGAGTTTCCCTCTTCACTAAAACCAGAATCTTTTCTCAAAGGTATATATTTTGCAATTCCTGAAGAATTTAACAAGTAAGAAATTTCTGCCAAATTTTGTGATTGATCTTATATGACACACTTTATCAGGCCTAAACGCAAGAGAGCAAGAACAAGCTCAACTGTCATCTCAAAGAAGTTGAATGTAGAGACACCACAAACTAGGTTGGTAATTACTATTTATTCTTCTTGCACTCcatcaaaaaataattaattttattggcTGCAGTGGCACAGCATCTGGTGGTCGTCGTAAAGGTAGACCTCCCAAAGTTAATATTTTGAACCTGGATGATGGCCCCAGCTCGAGTGTCACTGCAAAGCAGTTGAATATAGAGACACCGCCAACTAGGTTAGTGATGACAACTGTGTTTCTAATTCGTGCACTGTTTCATCAAAAAAATTTAACCTCATCATTGGCTGCAGTGGCACAGCACCAGGTAGTCGACGTAAAGGAAGACCTCCCAAAGTCGACATTTTGAAGCTTGATGATAGTCCCAGCTCAAGTGCCACtgcaaagaaattgaatatagaGACACCAATTAGGTTAGTGATGACAACTGTGTTTCTAATTCGTGCACTGTTTCATCAAAAAATTTAACCTCATCATTGGCTGCAGTGGCACAGCATCAGGTAGTCGACGTAAAGGAAGACCTCCTAAAGTTGACATTTTGAAGCTTGATGATAGTCCCAGCTCAAGTGCCACTGCAAAGAAATTGCATATAGAGACACCACCAACTAGGTTAGTGATGACAACTGTTTCTAATTTGCGCACAGTTTCATCAAAAAAATTTAACCTCATCATCGGCTGCAGTGGCACAGCATCAGGTAACCGACGTAAAGGAAGACCTCCCAAAGTTGACATTTTGAAGCTTGATGATAGTCCCAGCTCGAGTGCCAACCCAAAGTTGAATATAGAGATACCACCAACTAGGTCAGATAATGATACTTGTATTTCTAGTTTTTTATACAATTTCATCTCAAAATTTTGATATCCTTATTGGCTGCAGTGGAACCATGTCCAGCGGTACAGGTATTTCACCTAAAGTCGGCATTTCGAACCATGATGATGGTCCCAGCCCAAGTGCCATTCTGAAGAAGTTGGATACAGAGACGACGCTGGCTAGGTTGGATGATATTAGTGTATTTCTTTTTCTTATAAGTTTCATAAACAAAAATTTGACATCCTTATCTGCTGCAGTGGCACCTTGTCCAGTGGTCGCCGTAAAGGTAGACCACCTAAAGCTGACCTTTCAAATCTGGAAGGCGGTTCCAACTTAAGTGCCATtcagaagaaattaaaaaaaGAGATGCCACCAGCAAGGTTGATAACAATATACTTTGATATACATCTAATTTTTATGCAGTTTCACTTCAAAACTTTCACATTTTCATCAGCTGCAGTGGCGTAATATCTAGTGGTCGCCGTGAAGGTAGACTGCCCAAAGTCGACATTGCCAACCTTGATGACGGTTCCAGTTCAGATACCATTCCAAAGAAGTTGAATATAGAACCATCACTACCAAGGTTGATAATGATAATTGTATTTCTAGTTCTTCCACAGTTCTATTGCAAAAGTTTAACATCCTTATTGTCTGCAGTGCTACAGCATCCGGTGGTCAACGTCGTAAAGGTAGACCACCCAAAGTTGACATTTCAAACTTTGAAGATGGTCCCCGCTCAAGTGTCATTTCAAAGAAGTTGAATATTGAAAGTGCATCCAGCGGTCGCCGTAAAGGTAGACCACCCAAACTTTGCAATTTGAGCCTCGACAATGACCCCAAGCGGGATAGTTTGAAGGCGAACATATCTTCTAAATCTGGAAGTGACTCCAAGAACAATATCCTCGAGTTGAATGATAGCAAGGACACTTTCTCAAATGAAGCTTCAAAGAGTAAATCCACTGAAGACGACTCAAAAAAGGATCAGGAATCAACAAGCCACGCCACCCCCAAGATTGATATCAAATCGACACCAAGTAATCCTTCAACGAAAAGCAAAGCAAAAGCAGTGGATCCAGAGAATGAGACAGCAGAGTTGCTACTCTCAAACACGACTGACAAAGCACCGGAGAGTAAAACTTTGGCATCCTCAAGGAAGCGCAGAATCAAGGACTAAACTTGAGTTTCAATGGAACTAGTGGTTAATCTAGATATTGCTGCACATATTTTCCTCTATATCTATTACATTTACTAATAACCTGAGTAGTATTATGTCAGTTGCATATGGAGGATTCATATTTATGTAAAGCTCCCAGTCTGCCTGGGCAGGGAGATGCACAGCCATGGTAGTTGATTCCTTGATTTAAAGAAGCTCTAGTTGCCTATAATTCACTTCATTCAGAGCTTGCTTACTCAGCAGGACAGAAGAACCTTCTTTAAAAGAGCATGAGATTTACTAACTGTTTATTTGGGAGgacgaaaataaaaaattatggaaGGATTTCTTAGGTGAAAGATTTTCTCTAATTTATTTAGTAAAAAAAGGTAAATTATTCGTCTTCTTTCGGATTATTTTTTGATCTGGACGCACTGCTGCTGGGGTATTTCTTTCTTCGTTCACAttgttttttttcctaattttccttgcTTTTGCTTTCCGTATAGATTTGGACCATAAGATATTAGAATAATCACCCAGATACTAACTGTGCCATGCAGAATTTTGCTTCTATTATCCATCATTTATTTCATGTGGCAAACATCTGTTGGGAAAAGAAATAAACTCAAAATTTTTCCTAGGGAAAAAACACTCAACAGGATAGACTCGAGCAAAAAACTAATATTGACATTACTCAAAGTTCATGCTCTTGACAAACTCGTTTGTTTCAAAATACATACCAAACGAAGGGGCAAGTATCTCACAGTTTTTGCGGGCAATATTTCAAACCAAAAAAAATGCTACAAACTACTAATGCAGATAAAATCCGATAACCGCTTTTATTCCGGTCGAGATGCACAATTTAAGTTGAAGATGCAGATAGCCTGAGGCATTCACTTTGGCACCTTTTCATGCAGATGTCATTCCAATTGGGCACCTGGTGTTGGTTAACACAAACAGTCCGTGCGCAGGCATCAGCGCAGGCATCTAGTTCTGAAACACCACAAACGGTGACACAGGTGTCGAGGATCGGATCCTTTGAAAATGCACCCACCTTCTTCAACATTCTCTTGGAAGTACAAACTCTCTCACACACAAAGATTTCGTCGGAGTTCTTTTCACGCCCGCGAGCATTCTTGAGCCTTTGTTCTTCAGCATATCGTCTTCTGGCTCTGATGGCTTGACCTGCTATGATTGCTGGAATTGCAGCCCCTAGTAATGACCACCATGCATCCACCATTTTACTCGGAATTGTTTAAGCTGCTGATACGACTGCTCTTCTTCCCTCTGCTTACAGGATGCAAAAATGTGATAGAAAGTTTAATCGTCCTGTGCATTTCTCAATAAGTTTAAAAAGCAAGACAAATAATAATTGAGCAAGGATGCCTCAAAATTATACGGACACTAACTGATCTGAAGAACAGATAGAAAGGAACAGAATTATAAGGGTCAGTATAGAAAATCTCATAGCCATCAACCATTGTTACACCAAATCTCATTTAGCAGAAATTCATtgattttgatggaatgacacCCTGAACAATTCAAAACAGAAATGCATTCAGATGAACTTTTAAGGCTGGGAATCATCCTTGCCGcattgaattcattttcattgctTCAAATCACAATTTTATCATCTAGAACATTGGCTGTTTTATTCACATTCAACATTAAATCGTGTCTTCTCAACTATTTGGAGTTGGCTCCATGAAACCTATCCCTCTGTAGAGCTCTATGCAAGATAATTTCACCAGTAatgttcaaataaattaaatcatttaGGTTTAGACAAACTTTGGTGCTGGTGATTCAAGATCATGCCACTAGTTGCTGTAACATAATCCAGCACATAGCTACGAGGACGAATTAACACAGCATTATAGCACTTAGGAGTTGAGGAAGTGAGTCTGGACAAAACTTATTAAGCTAAAGAATGCTATTAGGAATATGAAACATTCATCAATTGGAGAAAAAGGTGAAATCCCTCATCCCGAACGGCCCAGTATCGTCGGCCCCACGACAAGATATAGGCAGATAAATCACGAGAGATAGTTTTGCCCTAGCACAACGGCCCTTTGCATGGGAAAGGTCAGACACCTAACAAGACATTTTGCACCCGCTGGAAATTGACCCAAGACCTATTGGAGCAAAAACCCATGCAAGTACCAACCGCATCAACCCATGGGGGCTTTCTGAAACATTCATCAATGGATGTACTACAGAATGATCGAAGAAGTGAACTTTAAGCAGGAACAAAAATAATGAAACAAAGAAACATTCGGATAGAATTAGATTTCTAAGCCAAATAGTAGTGTAGCAAGCAATAGAAAGAAATGAGGTCCAATACAAGGTTTGTGTGGATTAGACATCAGATGAAAGTAACATTGTAGATTTCTAAGTGGAGGTTTCTCATAGGGATGGCAATAGAACAGGCATCCATTACCATGATACACGAACCCAACCAGAAAACTGCTAAGAACCAGACTAATTTTGACAACAGACTACCTTATCCCGCCCATTTACGTAAATGAGTATTTGTCGGGTACCCGAACCCATCAAATGTCAGCTCGACTAGTTGTCGATGCTCTGAACAAATATGCACTTGACTAAACAGAACCAAAAAACCCCTAAAAAGTGTCACAAAAGAAAATCAGTTAAATTGGCTGCCCAAGATGATAAACCTCATAATCACTCAGACTAAACTGTTTAATTTTCCATGGTAAAATTAATCATCATAaggattttggattttgtatcCAGATCTTCAAGCATCCAAACCAGAACATTTTCCTtccaaaaaatcataaaaatgttAACTAAATGAATAATTAATATGAACACTCCTGAAACGGAgattaaatacaaaacaaaataGTCCATCACCTAATTCTCCTGCCTCGGAGTTCAAGAAGAACTGTCGTCGAGGAGAAGAGGGCCAACTTTGAGGATGCTGAACTAGGGAAACTGGATGATGCGACTGGCCTGCGAGCGAGTGAGAATGGTGAGCGAAATCAAAAGGGGACGATCGTCATGCGACATCGCAGCGACAGAGGTCGCGAGGGAGAGGGTGAGGACTGACCTGCGGTGGAGGAAGGTGACCACGCCACAATAGGAAGGGGGACGGCTGGAGCAGACCGAGTCCGGCGAACGGCAGCAGGCGGGCCGCGAGACGGGCGGAGAGATCGGGAGCAGAAGGCGAAGGCGATCCACCAGCACAGTTAGAATGCGGAGAAATAGGGATTCAAGGGGTTTCGGCCCGCCAAGAACCGGCTCAATTCGGGCCGCGATACTCGCGGTCTAGTCAAAGCCCGGTCCGGAATGAATTGGGTTTGGGGCCTTTATTTTTAAttgcttttaaaattatttaaaataaaattccaaATTATGATTCATAAAGTGGAAAgattgtcccctcggatggggGTGACACAATAAGGTCTGGGATTCGAATCTTGATAAAGTTGAGATAAATATCTTTTTTATGTACTAATCAGGGGTACTGAGGATGaatatattcatcttttaccacaataaaatgaaaagatCAAATAAAAAGTAGGTACATTTTACTGAACTAAGACATTTTCAGTTATCCATTCGTACATTCTCGTTATATATTTTTCCTTTCAATGAAATAATCATGTGAGTCACGCACCTCTTTTACACAAACctttataagtttttaaaagtttattatttttaatttatgttaTTGAATTCATATCAGAAAATATGGACGCATTTAGAAGGTTTtcataaatatattaattttagtttgaaaTTATTCTATCAATTAATTTTGGACTCCCTAATTCTGAATTCGACAACATAAATTTAgaacaataaatttttaaatttacaaagGGTTAAGAAATTTATCACAAGCTACTTAAGATAATAATATTCACTGATCAACATCATCAATAAGTTCTTAGGTATCCTCTGAATtgcaaatatcaaaatttttgaatttctAAATGCTAAGTTCATTAGTAAGTTTGACTATGAATCATTTAAAATCAAAACTAATATGCTTTTATAAATTTCCTTAATGTCTATACATTTAGACCTTGAATTTAATAGTATAAATTAAGAATAGCGAAGTTTTGAATTGGTAGAATAAAAATACAGAGATTCATTCATACAAATCCATACAATTATTTTGTGAAAAGaaagggtatatatatatatatataaagggacCAAACACCTGGGCTCCTAGTGCATACATCAATTTGTAGTAGGCCAAGAGACACTTTGCAAGAGAAGCCTTTTGTTCACTCCCTTttattctctgttttttttttcttaggtAAAGTGTTTACCACTTTGATTCCATTCTTAAATATGTCACCtaacttttattttaaataaaattttcttattattcttgtgtGACTCATTCATGAGTCATTATATGCGAAGAGAATATTAATAAAATGTGTTGAAGGTTGTGGGGAAATGCACTTTCACCATCCAAACAACACATTTGGAATTGAGTTTTCATTTGGGTAGAGACAAATCTCACACCTAAAATCTTGACAACAACTTCTAACATCCTTATCACTTTGAGTTGGGGCCATCTTTTGAGCATCCAAACAATTGCATCCTATAAAGTGTGCTATGACAATTGTCTTTTGTTTAGTATCTCCATCTATGAAAAGGACATGATATTGAAGCACTTGAACTTCTTTGGCCTCTTTGATAGAATCTCTTGTAACTTTAGTAAATGGAATTTACATTTTGGAAGACTTTTAGACTTGGAAGGATCTTGCCACGAAAAAGTAAGAATCAAATTATGAATTCTCACTACCCTAAATAGCATGGTACTAAAAGTTGAAGGAGATTGATGAGGAATCATTTATTTGTCTAAGCTTTTGATCTACTAATTGATGTGTGAATTGCAATGTCACTACTAATTATGCTTgtaaaatctaaaccctaaatttCACGGATGTATATACCTCTCGAGATCATTATGACTATTTTGGCCCAGTTTGAGTTCATCGTTGAAATTATCGCGACTTTGTGTTTTAGGCGAGACATAACAAAGACATCTACAAAGTTTTTGATGCAATCGATAAGTACATATCAACTTTATATTCTTCTTCAAAACATGCAAAATCTATCAACAACCCAAACGATTCAATGGAGTTCAAAATGGAATGGGTAATATGGCAAAAACTAGACACCCACTATTTATTCAACAATCACATTGGCTGAGGCATTTCAGCGAACACATGGCGGGCGTGGTTTCTAATCACAATGCTCCTTCGTCTTTGCCATTTCTACCCTCCATCGCTTGACCGCTCTCCTTGGGGCTGTCCAAtgccctcttctcctcctcctccacttCCATTCCGTCGCCGGAACTCTTCTTCCCTCcttccttcctcctcttctcccaCCGGGCCTTGAGAGTCTCCAGCAGTTCAGCCGACGCCGCGAGCTTATCCCGCCGCCGGTTCTTAATCAGGATCTCGCTGACGTCCGCCGGAGTTATCTCGGCCTCGTCGATGGCCGCCTCCAATCCGGTCACAAGGTCGGATTTTTCGTCGAGGTCGCCGTCCTCTATCCCTAGGTAGTTCTTCATCAGGATCTTGAGCGCCGGGAACGAGCAGTAGCCCATCAGGATGTGCATGTCCATTCTGCCCGATCGGAGCAACGCTGAGTCGAGTTTCTCGACGTGGTTGGTGGTGAACACGAAAATGCGTTCGCTTCCGCAGCAGGACCACAATCCGTCGGTGAAATTGAGGAGGCCGGATAAAGTTATCGTCTTGGGGGAGGCAGCATTGGAGTCCtccggcgacggcgacggcgaatCGATCGGCAGCTTTTTGGGGCCTCGATTGGTGAGGTTTATCGAGCAATCGATGTCCTCGATGACGATGATGGATTTTGAAGTGGTCTTCATCAGGAGCTTGCGGAGCTCCGAATTGGTGCTGACCTCGGTGAGCTCGAGGTCGTAGACGTCGTATCCGAGGAAATTGGCCATGGCGGCGATCATGCTCGACTTGCCCGTGCCCGGCGGGCCGTAGAGCAG is drawn from Zingiber officinale cultivar Zhangliang chromosome 1B, Zo_v1.1, whole genome shotgun sequence and contains these coding sequences:
- the LOC121974129 gene encoding uncharacterized protein At5g64816, with translation MVDAWWSLLGAAIPAIIAGQAIRARRRYAEEQRLKNARGREKNSDEIFVCERVCTSKRMLKKVGAFSKDPILDTCVTVCGVSELDACADACARTVCVNQHQVPNWNDICMKRCQSECLRLSASST
- the LOC121974155 gene encoding AAA-ATPase At5g57480-like; translated protein: MEFWTSLASFMGVFAFCQSMLHAVLPPEIRFAAATVLHRLFLCFSTYCYYDITETDGVSTNELYHSVQLYLSRSASVAATRLSLSRGLNSSAFTFGLSSHDRLVDTFRGATATWEHVVTQRQAQTFSWRPLPEEKRSFTLRIKKKDKPLFVPAYLDHIMDTATELRRRSQERLLYTNSRGSSGGIESRGFPWESVPFKHPSTFETLAMDPERKELIMADLRDFTEGKAFYEKTGRAWKRGYLLYGPPGTGKSSMIAAMANFLGYDVYDLELTEVSTNSELRKLLMKTTSKSIIVIEDIDCSINLTNRGPKKLPIDSPSPSPEDSNAASPKTITLSGLLNFTDGLWSCCGSERIFVFTTNHVEKLDSALLRSGRMDMHILMGYCSFPALKILMKNYLGIEDGDLDEKSDLVTGLEAAIDEAEITPADVSEILIKNRRRDKLAASAELLETLKARWEKRRKEGGKKSSGDGMEVEEEEKRALDSPKESGQAMEGRNGKDEGAL